A genomic region of Notamacropus eugenii isolate mMacEug1 chromosome 3, mMacEug1.pri_v2, whole genome shotgun sequence contains the following coding sequences:
- the LOC140533878 gene encoding ER membrane protein complex subunit 5: MATSLWKGLVGLGLFALAHAAFSAAQHRSYMRLTEKEDEDLPIDIVLQTLMAFAVTCYGIVHLAGEFKDMDATSELKNKTLDTLRNHPSFYVFNHRGRVLFRSSDMVYSSNQDALLSRSTVKLRKLEPLRR; the protein is encoded by the coding sequence ATGGCGACTTCTCTGTGGAAGGGGCTGGTGGGACTAGGCCTCTTCGCGCTGGCCCACGCTGCCTTCTCTGCTGCGCAGCATCGTTCCTACATGCGCCTCACGGAAAAGGAGGATGAAGATCTGCCCATCGACATCGTCCTCCAAACGCTGATGGCCTTTGCGGTTACCTGCTATGGTATAGTCCATCTTGCGGGGGAATTTAAAGACATGGATGCTActtcagaactgaaaaataagacaCTTGACACATTAAGGAACCACCCgtctttttatgtatttaatcATCGCGGTAGAGTATTGTTCCGGTCTTCAGACATGGTGTATTCTTCCAACCAAGACGCTTTGTTGTCGAGATCTACAGTGAAATTACGAAAACTTGAACCTCTGCGTCGTTAA